Below is a genomic region from Raphanus sativus cultivar WK10039 chromosome 4, ASM80110v3, whole genome shotgun sequence.
ACCGAAATAACCTCCCTAACTATATAAGTTACTGTTGGGTAAGAAATTAACTAGAACCTAAGactcataaatataaaactccTGGTTTCTTTAATTTCCCTatattgtttgtgttttgtgttCTATTAAGTCAAATATCAGAAATTATATTGATCATTTTGAACCCTTAAATTAGAATACAAGTGAACATAACATTTCTTAACTAaccaaaaaacaattattatagtTTAGACTTGCATGTGGATGTAGTTAGACATAgaaatattatcatatttataagaaaacttAAAAGATTGATTGCCTACATATTCATTCAAGTGTTTGGAATTAGAAGAAAATAAACTTCACATCTTATATAAAAGTGTATAACCAAAAGTAATTGTATGTCTGAAGAAGATCGAATAAATGATCAAAGCAGAGCAGGGAATAAGAAGAAGATGTGATTAGTCATGGCCTTATGGGCGATGAACAAAATAGCAAGGACAACTTTTGGGAGCACTGAGAATAATGTTGTGGATAAAATAGAAAACCATTAAAAACTATTATGATGGTCACAATTTAAGataagaaaaaatgtgaaatttatTTCCATGTTTTTCCAGAAAAAGTTATTGCAATAATTATTATTGAGTAGTCTATGAAATAAAGtgcaattaaaaaatattgaaaataattattccATGGTCTATAAATAAGAATGAAACCAACACGAAACCAACAAGATACAACAAacctaagaagaagaagaaaacatataaaaacagagATATTCAACAAAGATTCCtcagtttttcttcttctctgtttgtCATTGTTCACCATGactatttttcttcttcctctgtttcatttATTGGTAGAAAATGTCTCTGCGTCTCACTTCTTTTCTGAAACTCTCACTTCTTTCTAGTGACCTTAAATTACTAACTACACACATACAATCCCtttgatacaaaaaaaaagaactttccttgtttttttctttctgttttgtAGTACTGAAAAAATATCACAATGGACTCGGTTCAGTTTCAACACTTAAAGATGAAGAAACCGAGAGGAATCTTGAACTTCCAAACGATAAAATCATTCAAAAGTTTATTCAGACTCATTGAACTGATTCTTCTTTTAATCTTGATCTCCAAACTCTCTTTCCCTTCAGGGAGACTCTCCACTGACATTTTCAGGGAAGCAACAGAGTTTCTCGTTAGCCAGAGATTCGTTTTCTTCATCGGGAACGCAATTGTAATTACTCTTTTTGCGATATCAAGACGATACAACTCAGCTCACGAGCCTGTCTCAAAGACAACAGAAGCTGTAAGCAACGATCTTTACCAAGAGTTTCTTCACGAGAGTGAGAAGAAGAGGTCCGAAGTTTATGAGAACACGAAAACGGAACAGCCTAAGAAGCCGAGTGGAGTGAAAAGGGTTAGTTTCGAGAGAAGCCAAACGCAGAAAGCGTTTGAGGTGGTTCATCCGTTCGAGAGTACATGTGGTGGGAAAATCATGAAGAGGTATGAGTCGGAGAAGCATCTGAGGATTTGTGATTCGGACAAGAAAGTAGTGGTGAGAGCTAAGAAAGCAGAAGATAGAATGAGCAACGAACAGTTTAGGACAAAGATTGAAGCCTTCATCGCTAGGCAAAAGAGGATTCAGAAGGATGAAGAACACTTGATAATCTAGCTCATCTTTTGTTTCTGaatgttttctttctttcttctggTTATAAACTTGGATATGCTCTGTTTCCAAACATTTCATAATGTTGTAGCTTTGCCTTAGTAAAACTATGTATCTTAAGTCCTAACGTTTGTAAACCTTTAGCGTTATTTAAGTAAATAATACAAATGATATGGGATCTTATCTTTACTTTTTAATAGATATGAATTAAATTAAGAGAAataatatcttctttttttttgcattcaAATTCTCATGTTAAAACTTAAACTCTTAAACTGATTAATGTTATTAGCACCTTTagtgaattttatatataattaaaaataaattgtatatcaataatattaaatttatatattatattagataattgaCCATAATCTAACATGATGAAattgtcaaaataaaaacatatatattttttaaaaaataattaactatTATATAGATTGTATTGTTGTcgagaaataatattttttatttatacaaattaaaaaatgaagatataaaataatttaaagttaaatattaatcaagcaAAAAATTGGGTaaagatattttctaaaatatttaaaaatttaacacaataataaatatatattctgatGAAAAactttgacatatataaataatttagtgtttaatttaaaatttttgaaaatataaataataaaatcatagtggtttttgagttaataaaatataaactaaaaattatgaTCCAATGTGTGGATAAAACACTTAATCTGTGATACTAGTGGCGGAATCACATTGTATGAGATGGAGCATCTGACCCCAataacttttcaaaattttaatgtaaaatattgaATAAGCTCAAAATGCCCCCATGTTTAGCAAATATACTCCTAATTCATTGAACAAGTTTACTTACT
It encodes:
- the LOC108832174 gene encoding uncharacterized protein LOC108832174, which produces MDSVQFQHLKMKKPRGILNFQTIKSFKSLFRLIELILLLILISKLSFPSGRLSTDIFREATEFLVSQRFVFFIGNAIVITLFAISRRYNSAHEPVSKTTEAVSNDLYQEFLHESEKKRSEVYENTKTEQPKKPSGVKRVSFERSQTQKAFEVVHPFESTCGGKIMKRYESEKHLRICDSDKKVVVRAKKAEDRMSNEQFRTKIEAFIARQKRIQKDEEHLII